Proteins co-encoded in one Taeniopygia guttata chromosome 4, bTaeGut7.mat, whole genome shotgun sequence genomic window:
- the ABHD18 gene encoding protein ABHD18 isoform X3: protein MGGALILESAALLHWLEREGYGPLGMTGISMGGHMASLAVTNWPKPLPLIPCLSWSTASAVFTTGVLSKAVNWRELEKQYFTQTVYEEEIIQMLEYCGTDSFKMGQDFVKNFPDDVDSLADMDMASRIFSFESLNDTVSKESVHNFATNRSALSASSERLLMQDAPKMQCINQTFSTSSTSNKDLSSPQGHRINTRRSDTLQRESLMFMKGVMDECTHVANFPVPVDPSLIIVVQAKEDAYIPRTGVRSLQEIWPGCEIRYLDGGHVSAYLFKQGLFRQAIYDAFDRFLQKYTM, encoded by the exons ATGGGAGGAGCTCTAATTCTAGAATCGGCAGCTCTTTTGCACTGGCTAGAGAGAGAAGGCTATGGACCACTAGGGATGACTGGAATATCCATGGGAGGACAT ATGGCTTCACTGGCAGTGACAAACTGGCCTAAACCATTGCCATTGATTCCATGTCTTTCCTGGTCAACAGCCTCTGCAGTCTTCACTACG GGTGTGCTGAGTAAGGCAGTGAACTGGAGAGAGCTGGAGAAACAATATTTCACACAAACTGTGTATGAAGAAGAAATCATTCAAATGCTTGAATATTGTGGA ACGGATTCTTTCAAGATGGGACAAGACTTTGTGAAGAACTTCCCTGACGATGTGGACAGTCTGGCGGACATGGACATGGCTTCCAGAATATTCAGCTTTGAGTCCTTGAATGATACTGTATCTAAAGAATCTGTTCACAACTTTGCCACAAATAGAAGTGCTCTAAGTGCCTCCTCAGAAAGACTCTTAATGCAAGATGCTCCTAAAATGCAGTGCATAAATCAAACCTTTTCCACCAGTAGCACTAGCAATAAAGACTTAAGCAgcccacagggacacaggatAAATACAAGAAGGAGTGATACTTTGCAGAGAGAATCCTTAATGTTCATGAAGGGAGTAATGGATGAATGTACCCATGTAGCTAACTTCCCAG ttCCAGTTGACCCAAGTTTAATCATAGTAGTACAAGCCAAGGAAGATGCCTACATTCCACGCACTGGCGTACGCAGCCTGCAGGAGATCTGGCCGGGGTGTGAAATCAGGTATCTGGATGGAGGTCATGTCAGTGCCTACCTCTTTAAACAAGGACTCTTCAG acAAGCAATTTATGACGCATTTGACCGCTTCCTCCAGAAATACACCATGTGA